From a single Natronorubrum tibetense GA33 genomic region:
- a CDS encoding ThuA domain-containing protein, translating to MVAVTIWNEFRHEREDDEVAAVYPDGMHETIADGLTDHERGGESGHDVRTATLDEPEHGLTEGVLERTDVLLWWGHEAHDEVSDAVAQRVQERVLEGMGLIVLHSGHYSKPFKRLMGTTCSLQYREDGAKERLWVVDPGHPIADGLGECIELPRTEMYGEPFDVPEPDRLVFNSWFEGGEVFRSGCCYRRGNGRIFYFRPGHETYPIYENSDVRRVLRNAVEWATPTEGAPRTFGERD from the coding sequence ATGGTTGCAGTTACGATCTGGAACGAGTTCCGACACGAACGCGAGGACGACGAGGTCGCAGCCGTCTATCCGGACGGCATGCACGAGACGATTGCCGACGGACTCACCGATCACGAGCGCGGCGGTGAGTCCGGACACGATGTCCGCACCGCGACGCTTGACGAACCCGAACACGGACTCACCGAGGGTGTGCTCGAGCGCACGGATGTCCTGCTGTGGTGGGGCCACGAGGCTCACGACGAAGTCTCGGATGCGGTCGCCCAGCGCGTCCAGGAACGGGTGCTCGAGGGAATGGGACTGATCGTCCTCCACTCCGGCCACTACTCGAAGCCGTTCAAGCGGCTCATGGGGACCACGTGTAGCCTGCAGTACCGCGAGGACGGCGCGAAGGAGCGGCTCTGGGTCGTCGACCCCGGCCACCCGATCGCCGACGGACTCGGCGAGTGCATCGAACTGCCCCGAACCGAGATGTACGGCGAACCGTTCGACGTTCCCGAACCGGATCGACTGGTGTTCAACAGCTGGTTCGAAGGCGGCGAGGTGTTTCGCAGCGGCTGCTGTTACCGCCGCGGGAACGGCCGAATTTTCTACTTCCGACCGGGCCACGAGACGTACCCGATCTACGAGAACAGCGACGTACGGCGGGTGCTCCGTAACGCCGTCGAGTGGGCAACACCGACGGAGGGCGCGCCGCGGACCTTCGGCGAACGGGACTGA
- a CDS encoding helix-turn-helix domain-containing protein, protein MSTDVGPVAGTETRELLHFVTQETRFALLTNILQHPEQLPSMYELEELNPSVSEATVYKHVQKLIDAGVVREVALPDGERRQGYPWKFYGLTDEGRAFLETHDVLAAEETLRRIYETISDKPEKMVKYENAPRPDAERK, encoded by the coding sequence ATGAGTACCGACGTGGGGCCGGTGGCGGGAACGGAGACGCGCGAACTCCTCCATTTTGTCACCCAGGAGACCCGGTTCGCCTTGCTCACCAACATTCTGCAACACCCCGAGCAACTGCCCTCGATGTACGAACTCGAGGAACTGAACCCGAGCGTAAGCGAGGCGACGGTCTACAAGCACGTCCAGAAATTGATCGACGCCGGCGTCGTCCGCGAGGTCGCCCTCCCCGACGGAGAGCGACGGCAGGGCTACCCCTGGAAGTTCTACGGCCTCACCGACGAGGGCCGGGCGTTCCTCGAAACACACGACGTGCTCGCGGCCGAGGAGACGCTCCGGCGGATCTACGAGACGATTTCCGATAAACCCGAGAAGATGGTCAAATACGAGAACGCGCCGCGACCCGACGCCGAACGCAAGTAA
- a CDS encoding Gfo/Idh/MocA family protein, translated as MNGAGIGVGIVGLGGMGHLHARSITELGADVVAGADLVEAQRQRFATEFDAATYETHEGLVEDDVVDAVIVTTPNRFHEPITVDALEAGCHVLVEKPLAHTLESAERVARAAAKADGICMVGFHNRHAASMAMFSEHHARGRFGDLTHVEANYVRRRGVPGPGSWFTDSELAGGGALLDIGVHAVDLALYALDFPEITEVSGVTRTTFGTTEEYADPDGFGDNWDAESETYEVDDSVSAFIRCASGETISLEAAWATNREESMDFRVRGTDAGAQFEIGDTSLDILETGTAGGDHYADVALTGDSSLTGYTKQDEQFLAAVAAGTPPETNTVEEALTVQRVIEAIYRSSETGRATQLTEPELEADQRARLN; from the coding sequence ATGAACGGCGCCGGAATCGGTGTCGGGATCGTCGGTCTCGGCGGAATGGGCCACCTCCACGCGCGAAGTATCACCGAACTCGGTGCCGATGTCGTCGCCGGTGCCGACCTCGTCGAAGCACAGCGCCAGCGCTTCGCCACGGAGTTCGACGCGGCGACGTACGAAACCCACGAGGGGCTGGTCGAAGACGATGTCGTCGACGCCGTCATCGTGACCACCCCTAACCGATTCCACGAACCGATTACCGTCGACGCCCTCGAGGCCGGCTGTCACGTCCTCGTCGAGAAACCGCTCGCACACACCTTAGAGAGTGCAGAGCGGGTCGCACGGGCGGCGGCGAAAGCGGACGGTATCTGTATGGTGGGCTTTCACAACCGTCACGCTGCGTCGATGGCCATGTTCAGCGAGCACCACGCTCGCGGCCGCTTCGGCGATCTCACCCACGTCGAGGCGAACTACGTCCGGCGACGGGGCGTTCCCGGACCCGGCTCCTGGTTTACCGACTCCGAACTCGCCGGCGGCGGTGCTCTGCTCGATATCGGCGTCCACGCGGTCGATCTTGCCCTCTACGCGCTCGACTTCCCGGAGATTACGGAGGTCTCGGGCGTCACCAGAACGACGTTCGGAACGACCGAAGAGTACGCGGATCCCGACGGCTTCGGCGACAACTGGGACGCCGAGAGCGAGACCTACGAGGTCGACGACTCCGTCAGCGCCTTCATCCGCTGTGCGAGCGGCGAAACCATCTCGCTCGAGGCCGCGTGGGCGACCAACCGCGAGGAGAGCATGGACTTCCGCGTGCGCGGCACGGACGCCGGCGCGCAGTTCGAGATCGGTGACACGAGCCTCGACATCCTCGAGACGGGAACCGCCGGTGGCGATCACTACGCCGACGTGGCGCTCACGGGCGACTCGTCGCTAACCGGCTACACGAAACAGGACGAACAGTTCCTCGCGGCCGTCGCCGCCGGCACCCCGCCCGAGACGAACACCGTCGAGGAGGCTCTCACCGTCCAGCGCGTGATCGAGGCGATCTACCGCTCGAGCGAGACCGGACGTGCGACGCAACTGACGGAGCCGGAACTCGAGGCCGATCAGCGCGCACGGCTCAACTGA
- a CDS encoding transcription initiation factor IIB — MPPTQTDTRTTSERADDRTTDDQVSATKPEGETICPECDGNLVTRAAQVHCEDCGLVLEEGRIDHGPEWRAFDAAEKDEKSRVGAPTTNTMHDRGLSTNIGWQNKDAYGRALSSRKRQQIQRLRTWNERFRTRDATDRNLKQALGEIDRMASALGLPENVRETASVIYRRALEEDLLPGRSIEGMATAALYAAVRQAGLPRSIDELATVSRVPYLEVARSYRYLVRELDLPMAPPDPLEYLPRYASLLEISNETERQAHSLLEDGIDAGLHSGKHPVGLAAAAIYAANRLTDAGLTQDDVSAATDISKVTIRNRYQELLELQAGDGSVEPN, encoded by the coding sequence ATGCCACCGACACAAACCGACACGCGAACGACGAGCGAGCGAGCCGACGACCGCACGACTGACGACCAGGTCTCGGCGACAAAGCCGGAGGGAGAGACGATCTGCCCCGAGTGCGACGGTAATCTGGTCACGCGGGCCGCACAAGTCCACTGCGAGGACTGCGGTCTCGTCCTCGAGGAGGGGCGCATCGACCACGGTCCGGAATGGCGAGCGTTCGACGCCGCCGAAAAGGACGAAAAATCTCGCGTCGGTGCCCCGACGACGAATACCATGCACGACCGGGGGCTCTCGACCAACATCGGTTGGCAGAACAAGGACGCCTACGGCCGAGCCCTCTCGAGTCGGAAGCGCCAGCAGATCCAGCGTTTGCGCACGTGGAACGAGCGGTTTCGGACGCGAGACGCGACCGATCGGAATCTCAAGCAAGCCCTCGGCGAGATCGATCGGATGGCCAGCGCACTGGGCCTCCCGGAGAACGTCCGTGAGACCGCCAGCGTGATCTACCGTCGCGCCCTCGAGGAGGATCTCCTCCCGGGTCGTTCTATCGAAGGGATGGCTACGGCCGCGCTCTACGCTGCCGTCCGACAGGCCGGACTGCCGCGGTCGATCGACGAACTCGCAACCGTCAGCCGCGTTCCGTACCTCGAGGTCGCCCGCAGCTATCGGTACCTCGTCAGGGAACTCGACCTCCCGATGGCCCCGCCGGATCCCCTCGAGTACCTCCCACGGTACGCCTCGCTGCTCGAGATATCAAACGAAACCGAACGGCAGGCTCACAGCCTACTCGAGGACGGTATCGACGCCGGGCTTCACAGCGGCAAACACCCGGTCGGCCTCGCCGCAGCCGCGATCTACGCGGCCAACCGACTCACCGACGCCGGACTGACCCAGGACGACGTCTCGGCGGCAACCGATATCAGTAAGGTCACGATCCGAAACAGATACCAGGAGTTGCTCGAACTCCAGGCCGGAGACGGCTCTGTCGAGCCGAACTGA
- a CDS encoding CBS domain-containing protein, translated as MELPTPADLRQRRTELGLTQSELADTADVSQPLIARIEGGDVDPRLSTLRRIVNALEKAEGDVVRAKDLMNEAVVNVAPDDAVKAAARKMEEEAYSQLAVIQDGIPVGSISQSDLVHLDSEARDEPVEEHMSESFPTVSKDATLDEISNLLEHYKAVMITEAGETVGIITEADIASRFS; from the coding sequence ATGGAACTTCCGACGCCCGCGGACTTGCGCCAGCGCCGAACCGAACTCGGGCTGACCCAGAGCGAACTCGCGGATACGGCCGACGTTTCCCAGCCGCTGATCGCCCGAATCGAGGGCGGTGACGTCGATCCCCGACTGTCGACGCTGCGACGGATCGTCAACGCCCTCGAGAAAGCGGAGGGCGACGTCGTCCGCGCGAAGGACCTGATGAACGAGGCCGTCGTCAACGTCGCGCCGGACGACGCAGTCAAGGCGGCCGCCCGAAAGATGGAGGAGGAGGCCTACTCCCAGTTAGCGGTCATTCAGGACGGCATCCCCGTCGGCTCGATCAGCCAGAGCGACCTCGTCCACCTCGACTCCGAGGCGCGGGACGAACCCGTCGAGGAACACATGAGCGAGAGTTTCCCCACGGTGTCGAAAGACGCCACGCTGGACGAGATTAGCAACCTGCTCGAGCACTACAAGGCCGTGATGATCACCGAAGCCGGCGAGACGGTCGGGATCATCACCGAGGCGGACATCGCCTCGCGGTTCTCCTAA
- a CDS encoding penicillin acylase family protein, with protein MPADTTRRGLLAGTLAAGIGGLTLTGARELLSQFAPLSGQAWNAADRSLPESVESPYGEASLRVDDHGVPHVEADDEPAAYFAVGYVQAYDRLFQLDLQRRVMRGQLSEIVGEATVEDDEFHVRMDFAGAAEATWESIAETPAGELVEAYADGVNAMIADGQLPLEFELLGYEPREWTPVDSMLMEKQISWDLTGNFGELRRALVADRLGETVTDELFPERMDHDVPILRDAVDADRLEADDGDSATDHDGDGADEDGSDGDGDDDGSETAGAVGDGLTNWLSRYESPTGVGSNSWVVSGMHTESGRPIVAYDPHLTLMTPPLWYEQRVETPERSVRGATFPGVPFVIAGANDSGTWSFTNVGADVLDCYRYDLDEAGERYLYDDEWREFDREERELAVAGSENWTITIRKTVHGPVLEREERTVGIAWTGHTATRTTEAIDEFGRSDGLEELLESTRKFDLPTQNLVYADVDGRTLYYATGQLPIRTIDGEEVAGNRLFDGSVGEGEWEGFTPFGESSWDGFVPFEEKPHAIDPDVLATANQRVVDDPEHYIGVAYASPYRGARIYDRLDEAVENGEGTDLEFHRDLQSDTRDGRADQLLPELLEVVEDRDPADRLADAAATLEDWNRRMDRGEEGALLFARWMDYFRRLTVEPQFEEADLDDSYYPNDWVVATLSADSDLYAGRSREETMFEALDAALDEIDDEGWERYGDWNTTRAIEHPFGVEAAFLNYDERPLDGSRATVDNYRVGSAVGSSWRMVVEPGGEATAILPGGNSGDYFSAHYGDQFERWIDNDQKPMALTTEADVTVSFTEGSS; from the coding sequence GTGCCAGCAGACACCACACGCCGAGGATTGCTCGCGGGAACGCTCGCGGCCGGAATCGGCGGACTGACGCTGACTGGGGCTCGAGAGCTCCTCTCGCAGTTCGCGCCGCTGTCGGGGCAGGCCTGGAACGCGGCCGACCGGTCGCTTCCGGAGTCCGTCGAGAGCCCCTACGGCGAGGCGAGCCTCCGGGTCGACGACCACGGCGTTCCGCACGTCGAGGCCGATGACGAGCCCGCGGCGTACTTCGCTGTCGGCTACGTGCAGGCGTACGATCGGCTCTTTCAGCTCGACCTCCAGCGACGAGTCATGCGGGGCCAGCTCTCCGAAATCGTCGGCGAGGCCACCGTCGAGGACGACGAGTTCCACGTCCGAATGGACTTCGCGGGCGCCGCCGAAGCGACCTGGGAGTCGATCGCCGAGACGCCAGCGGGCGAACTCGTCGAAGCCTACGCTGACGGCGTCAACGCGATGATCGCGGACGGACAGCTCCCCCTCGAGTTCGAACTCCTCGGCTACGAGCCCCGCGAGTGGACGCCGGTGGACTCGATGCTGATGGAGAAACAGATCTCGTGGGATCTGACGGGGAACTTCGGCGAACTCCGGCGGGCGCTGGTTGCCGACCGACTCGGCGAGACCGTCACCGACGAACTGTTCCCCGAGCGGATGGACCACGACGTACCGATTCTGCGCGACGCCGTCGACGCGGACCGGCTCGAGGCGGACGACGGAGACAGCGCAACTGACCACGATGGCGACGGAGCCGATGAGGACGGCAGCGATGGCGATGGTGACGATGACGGATCCGAGACGGCCGGTGCCGTAGGCGACGGTCTGACGAACTGGCTCTCGAGATACGAGTCGCCGACCGGCGTGGGTTCGAACAGCTGGGTCGTCTCGGGAATGCACACGGAGAGCGGCCGACCGATCGTCGCCTACGATCCCCACCTCACCCTGATGACGCCGCCGCTGTGGTACGAACAGCGCGTCGAGACGCCCGAGCGATCGGTTCGGGGCGCGACGTTCCCGGGCGTGCCGTTCGTTATTGCGGGCGCCAACGACTCGGGGACGTGGTCGTTTACCAACGTCGGCGCGGATGTCCTCGACTGTTATCGGTACGATCTCGACGAAGCTGGTGAACGGTATCTATACGACGACGAGTGGCGGGAGTTCGACCGCGAGGAGCGCGAACTCGCCGTCGCCGGTTCGGAGAACTGGACGATCACGATCAGAAAGACCGTCCACGGACCGGTGCTCGAGCGCGAGGAACGGACCGTCGGCATCGCCTGGACCGGCCACACCGCCACGCGGACGACCGAGGCGATCGACGAGTTCGGCCGTAGCGACGGGCTCGAAGAGTTGCTCGAGTCGACCCGCAAGTTCGACCTCCCGACGCAAAACCTCGTCTACGCGGATGTCGACGGGCGGACGCTGTACTACGCGACGGGACAGCTCCCGATCCGAACGATCGACGGGGAGGAGGTAGCCGGCAACCGGCTCTTCGACGGCTCCGTGGGCGAGGGCGAGTGGGAGGGATTCACCCCGTTCGGCGAGTCTTCGTGGGACGGCTTCGTCCCCTTCGAAGAGAAGCCCCACGCGATTGATCCCGACGTACTCGCGACGGCCAACCAGCGCGTCGTCGACGACCCCGAACACTACATCGGCGTGGCCTACGCCTCGCCCTATCGCGGCGCTCGCATCTACGACCGACTGGACGAGGCGGTCGAGAACGGTGAGGGGACGGATCTCGAGTTCCACCGCGACCTCCAGTCCGACACCCGCGACGGTCGAGCGGATCAACTCCTTCCCGAACTGCTCGAGGTCGTCGAGGATCGGGACCCCGCCGACCGACTCGCGGACGCCGCAGCGACGCTCGAGGATTGGAACCGGCGAATGGACCGCGGCGAGGAGGGCGCACTCCTGTTCGCCCGATGGATGGATTACTTCCGGCGACTGACGGTCGAGCCTCAGTTCGAGGAGGCAGATCTCGACGACTCGTACTATCCGAACGACTGGGTGGTCGCAACGCTCTCGGCCGACAGCGACCTCTACGCGGGCCGGTCGCGCGAGGAGACGATGTTCGAGGCACTCGACGCCGCGCTGGACGAGATCGACGACGAGGGGTGGGAGCGCTACGGCGACTGGAACACGACGCGGGCGATCGAACATCCCTTCGGCGTTGAGGCCGCGTTTCTCAACTACGACGAACGGCCGCTCGACGGCTCGCGCGCGACGGTCGACAACTACCGCGTCGGGAGCGCCGTCGGCTCGAGTTGGCGGATGGTCGTCGAACCCGGCGGCGAGGCGACGGCGATTCTCCCCGGCGGAAACTCGGGCGACTACTTCTCCGCCCACTACGGTGACCAGTTCGAGCGCTGGATCGACAACGACCAGAAACCGATGGCGCTGACGACTGAAGCCGACGTCACCGTCTCGTTCACGGAGGGATCGTCGTGA
- a CDS encoding DUF555 domain-containing protein, with amino-acid sequence MANYLVAMEAAWLVRDVQEIDDAIGVAVSEAGKRLNSENMDYVEVEVGATGCPACGEPFDSAFIAAETALVGLGLEMEVFNAEGEEHASRIAKSEVGGALRDVPLSVVEIFETEEDE; translated from the coding sequence ATGGCCAACTATCTCGTCGCGATGGAAGCCGCGTGGCTCGTTCGTGACGTCCAAGAGATCGACGACGCCATCGGCGTCGCCGTCAGCGAAGCGGGGAAACGACTCAACAGCGAAAACATGGACTACGTCGAGGTCGAGGTCGGCGCGACGGGCTGTCCCGCCTGCGGCGAACCCTTCGACTCCGCGTTCATCGCAGCCGAAACCGCACTCGTCGGACTCGGACTCGAGATGGAGGTGTTCAACGCCGAGGGCGAGGAACACGCCTCCCGGATCGCAAAGAGCGAGGTCGGCGGTGCACTGCGAGACGTGCCCCTCTCCGTCGTCGAAATCTTCGAAACGGAAGAAGACGAGTAG
- a CDS encoding aldo/keto reductase: MEYTTLGSTGMKVSRLCLGCMSFGSSDWREWVLDEEESEEIIERAIDLGINFFDTANMYSRGESERVLGEALEGYDRDAQVVATKGFFRMREDDPNSGGLSRKAIEQELAASRERLGVETIDLYQPHRWDSKTPIDQTLRALDDAVRRGHVRYIGASSMWAHQFADALHASDRLGLERFQTMQNHYNLVYREEEREMLPLCGKEGVGVMPWSPLARGYLTRPHEEIDATKRGETEEHMYEHPYREGGGQEINERVAEVAAEKGVTMAQISLAWLLHKAWVDTPIIGTTSVEHLEQAVEALEISLSESDMAYLEEPYEPVPVSGHE; encoded by the coding sequence ATGGAGTACACGACACTCGGTTCAACCGGCATGAAAGTCAGCCGCCTCTGTCTGGGCTGTATGAGTTTCGGCTCGAGCGACTGGCGCGAGTGGGTGCTCGACGAGGAGGAGAGCGAGGAGATCATCGAGCGCGCGATCGACCTCGGGATCAACTTCTTCGATACGGCGAACATGTACTCGCGAGGCGAGTCTGAACGCGTGCTGGGGGAGGCGCTCGAGGGCTACGACCGGGACGCACAGGTCGTCGCGACGAAGGGATTCTTTCGGATGCGCGAGGACGACCCGAACTCGGGCGGGCTCTCTCGAAAGGCGATCGAACAGGAGCTCGCGGCCAGCCGCGAGCGACTCGGGGTGGAGACGATCGATCTCTACCAGCCACACCGCTGGGATTCCAAGACACCTATCGACCAGACACTGCGAGCGCTCGACGACGCCGTCCGTCGCGGTCACGTCCGCTACATCGGGGCCTCCTCGATGTGGGCCCACCAGTTCGCCGACGCGTTGCACGCGAGCGATAGGCTGGGACTCGAGCGATTCCAGACGATGCAGAACCACTACAACCTCGTCTACCGTGAGGAGGAACGGGAGATGCTGCCCCTCTGTGGGAAGGAGGGCGTCGGCGTGATGCCGTGGTCCCCGCTGGCTCGCGGCTACCTCACGCGTCCGCACGAGGAAATCGACGCCACGAAACGCGGGGAGACGGAGGAGCACATGTACGAACACCCCTACCGGGAGGGTGGCGGGCAGGAGATCAACGAGCGCGTGGCGGAGGTTGCCGCCGAAAAGGGCGTCACGATGGCCCAGATCTCGCTCGCGTGGCTGTTGCACAAAGCGTGGGTCGACACACCGATCATCGGCACAACCAGCGTCGAACATTTAGAGCAGGCCGTCGAGGCCCTCGAGATTTCGTTGTCGGAGTCGGATATGGCGTACCTCGAGGAGCCGTACGAGCCGGTTCCCGTCTCCGGTCACGAGTAA
- the psmB gene encoding archaeal proteasome endopeptidase complex subunit beta produces the protein MRAPQHNSDFSRTVDQLADDPDPYGPEIGSTPQNDLSRADLDNVNKTGTTTIGITTTDGVVIATDMRASLGGRFVSNKNVQKVEQIHPTGALTLVGSVGGAQSFISSLRAEVNLYEARRGEDMSIDALATLAGNFARGGPFFAIHPILGGVDDEGSHVYSIDPAGGVMKDDYTVTGSGMQLAYGHLEQAYEDGLSNDEAKTIAARSIKSAAERDTGSGNGVFLCEITDEGVDIHGHHDFEEVI, from the coding sequence ATGCGAGCGCCCCAACATAACTCGGACTTCTCCCGCACCGTCGACCAACTGGCCGACGACCCGGACCCCTACGGGCCGGAGATCGGTTCGACGCCTCAGAACGACCTCTCGCGTGCCGATCTCGACAACGTCAACAAGACCGGTACAACGACGATCGGAATCACGACGACCGACGGCGTCGTCATCGCGACGGACATGCGCGCCAGCCTCGGCGGCCGCTTCGTCTCGAACAAGAACGTCCAGAAGGTCGAACAGATTCACCCGACCGGCGCGTTGACCCTCGTCGGCAGCGTCGGCGGCGCACAGTCGTTCATCTCGAGTCTCCGCGCCGAAGTCAACCTCTACGAGGCCCGACGCGGCGAGGACATGAGCATCGACGCCCTCGCCACGCTCGCGGGCAACTTCGCCCGTGGCGGTCCGTTCTTCGCCATCCACCCGATCCTGGGCGGCGTCGACGACGAGGGCTCCCACGTCTACAGCATCGACCCTGCCGGCGGCGTCATGAAAGACGACTACACCGTCACCGGTTCCGGGATGCAACTCGCCTACGGTCACTTAGAGCAGGCCTACGAGGACGGCCTCTCGAACGACGAGGCGAAGACCATCGCCGCACGCAGTATCAAGTCCGCCGCCGAACGCGACACCGGCTCCGGTAACGGTGTCTTCCTCTGTGAGATCACCGACGAGGGCGTCGACATCCACGGACACCACGACTTCGAAGAAGTCATCTAA
- a CDS encoding TIGR00341 family protein produces the protein MRLVQVFVPRGDLDLVLETAEATGVDYAVSEQTCRGEFEALVSVPVPPAAVEPFLSELRASGLDEGSYTVVTAAETVVSDRADELHGEFAGTRISREELQSRAADLAPAASTYFILLVVSTAIATAGLLLDSAATIIGAMVVAPLMGPALSASVGVVVDDDMLARRGVVLQVTGICVAVATAAAIGWLLRGTVLLPPGFDITTVPEVRERTTPSVLALFLALGSGVAGVVSLVRNVGSVLVGVAIAVALVPPAATAGLGIAWGHPTVVVTAGTLVLINLLSINLTALILLWLSGYRPHRTDRIDHAYGQLRSRVVMLVVAIAILSLVLGGVTYGSYQTAAVEHDIQTELEAMTDDPTFDEFAFHERTVDYELVDVYTGGQPSVTVLVERPPGDQEPPDFADIVRERLETATGTDLEVAVELVDTQRSG, from the coding sequence ATGCGTCTCGTTCAGGTGTTCGTTCCACGCGGCGATCTGGATCTCGTCCTCGAGACAGCGGAAGCGACTGGCGTCGATTACGCCGTCTCCGAACAGACGTGTCGTGGCGAGTTCGAGGCACTCGTTTCGGTTCCCGTTCCGCCAGCCGCGGTCGAACCGTTCCTCTCGGAGCTTCGCGCTTCCGGTCTTGACGAAGGGTCGTACACGGTCGTTACAGCTGCTGAAACGGTCGTCTCGGATCGAGCGGACGAACTGCACGGCGAGTTCGCCGGAACCAGAATTTCCCGGGAGGAGCTCCAATCGCGGGCCGCTGACCTCGCACCCGCCGCGTCGACCTATTTCATCCTGCTCGTGGTGAGCACCGCCATCGCGACTGCCGGCCTGTTGCTCGACTCCGCGGCGACTATCATCGGAGCGATGGTCGTCGCGCCGCTGATGGGACCGGCGCTCTCCGCGAGCGTCGGCGTCGTCGTCGACGACGATATGCTCGCAAGGCGCGGCGTGGTCCTGCAGGTCACCGGAATTTGCGTCGCCGTCGCGACGGCGGCAGCGATCGGGTGGCTCCTGCGAGGAACGGTGTTGCTCCCGCCTGGGTTCGACATTACGACCGTTCCCGAAGTCAGAGAGCGGACCACACCGAGCGTCCTCGCGCTGTTTCTCGCGCTTGGCTCGGGCGTCGCCGGCGTCGTCAGCCTCGTTCGTAACGTCGGTTCAGTGCTCGTCGGTGTCGCCATCGCCGTTGCACTCGTGCCGCCGGCTGCCACCGCCGGACTTGGCATCGCCTGGGGACACCCCACCGTCGTCGTCACTGCCGGCACGCTCGTGCTCATCAACCTGCTCTCGATCAATTTGACCGCGTTGATCCTGTTGTGGCTCTCCGGCTACCGCCCGCATCGAACGGACCGGATCGATCACGCCTACGGTCAGTTGCGCTCACGAGTCGTCATGCTCGTCGTCGCGATCGCCATCCTCTCGCTCGTCCTCGGCGGCGTCACCTACGGGAGCTATCAGACCGCCGCGGTCGAACACGATATCCAGACGGAGCTCGAGGCGATGACCGACGACCCGACCTTCGACGAGTTCGCCTTCCACGAGCGCACCGTCGACTACGAACTCGTCGACGTCTACACCGGTGGACAGCCGTCAGTAACCGTACTCGTCGAACGACCGCCCGGCGACCAGGAGCCTCCCGATTTCGCCGACATCGTACGGGAACGGCTGGAAACGGCGACCGGAACTGACCTCGAGGTCGCCGTCGAACTGGTCGACACCCAGCGAAGCGGGTGA